A region of Moorena producens PAL-8-15-08-1 DNA encodes the following proteins:
- a CDS encoding TerB family tellurite resistance protein, with translation MSTETSFEMTGYAKRKYNVTAPINVDVARNYLRAVVAIASADGELAQEEIDWFMEEQQQMGTPSDLLEENVIKFDGKNADIEQLLSAIHYDFSINVGHSMLYQAIKMSRADGVYHEKEKAAVDRAAEILGIERKVVVSLESLAEIEESADRLRLAIFETDVE, from the coding sequence ATGAGCACTGAAACAAGTTTTGAAATGACGGGATATGCCAAGAGGAAATACAATGTCACTGCACCTATCAATGTTGATGTGGCGAGAAACTATCTCAGAGCAGTAGTGGCGATCGCTAGTGCTGATGGGGAGTTAGCACAAGAAGAAATAGATTGGTTTATGGAAGAACAGCAGCAGATGGGAACACCATCTGACCTCCTAGAAGAAAATGTCATAAAATTCGATGGTAAAAATGCCGATATCGAACAGTTATTGAGCGCTATTCATTATGATTTTTCTATAAATGTCGGCCATTCTATGTTATATCAAGCCATAAAAATGAGCCGTGCTGATGGAGTGTACCACGAAAAAGAAAAAGCAGCTGTTGATCGAGCAGCGGAAATTTTAGGAATTGAACGGAAAGTAGTTGTTAGCCTTGAGTCTTTGGCGGAAATAGAAGAGTCAGCCGACCGGCTACGACTAGCGATATTTGAAACTGACGTTGAATAG
- a CDS encoding ATP-grasp domain-containing protein: MNKNITTANTICCFIAGPLHSSSLLRAIKRLGISVYGQPPMAPLPKTISVLKDAQAVSLMQDQDTAVMINWEESLSFILQNLPKQRLNQVKTFKNKAIFRRLFKDLYPDLFYLELTRDALGDFQFPPKIDKVVLKPSIGTASIGVRIVHGQEEWDQAVDWVLEDINRATKQMNSTVLSDSRFLVEEFVEGEEFACDGFWDKNGKTIITGIYQHPFLSNSDVSDTVYYTSKQVVAKTIEPTMEVMNYIGAKLDLRRFPFHFEFRLSSNGTLFPIELNP, encoded by the coding sequence ATGAATAAGAACATCACAACAGCAAATACTATTTGCTGTTTTATTGCCGGGCCTCTCCACTCCTCTTCCTTGCTACGTGCAATCAAACGCCTAGGAATTTCTGTCTATGGGCAACCACCGATGGCTCCCCTACCAAAAACAATCAGTGTTCTTAAAGATGCCCAAGCGGTATCTTTAATGCAAGATCAAGACACAGCAGTAATGATAAACTGGGAAGAAAGTCTCTCTTTTATCCTTCAGAATCTACCAAAACAACGTTTAAATCAAGTTAAGACATTTAAAAATAAAGCAATCTTCCGTCGGCTATTCAAAGACTTGTATCCGGACTTATTTTATCTGGAACTGACAAGGGATGCTCTGGGGGATTTTCAGTTTCCACCAAAAATTGATAAGGTAGTACTTAAGCCCAGCATAGGAACTGCCTCTATAGGCGTTCGCATTGTGCATGGACAAGAGGAATGGGATCAGGCAGTAGATTGGGTTCTTGAAGATATTAATAGAGCCACAAAACAAATGAATTCTACTGTTTTAAGCGACTCTCGTTTCCTTGTAGAGGAATTCGTAGAGGGCGAAGAGTTTGCCTGCGATGGTTTCTGGGACAAAAATGGCAAAACCATAATCACTGGTATTTATCAGCATCCTTTCCTATCAAACTCTGATGTAAGTGACACAGTCTACTATACATCGAAGCAAGTAGTAGCTAAAACAATAGAGCCCACCATGGAAGTGATGAACTATATTGGAGCTAAGCTTGATCTACGCCGTTTTCCCTTTCATTTTGAGTTTAGACTATCTAGTAATGGAACTCTCTTCCCTATTGAGTTAAATCCCTGA
- a CDS encoding IS4 family transposase yields the protein MLSTLYQNHLKSKFTLAEYIFLKIFVNLLHSIKKVSVEKLANALPLPIKFESRRKRIQRFLSLPNLTIEEVWFPIVEELLKTYFNSETLIYLAIDRTNWGHINLVMVSLIWDKRGFPIYFTLLPKLGSSNLTEQKSVLSKVIPIFENYKICLLGDREFCSVKLAKYLQDLGVFFCLRLKKNEFVEYKKDNWVELNDLGLVPGVSLFIQGVKVTKTRGFFKFNVACKWQRKLKGTSPKEGWFLLTNLSNLKSAVSAYKKRFDIEEMFRDFKTGGYNLEDTKLEGERFISIVLLIAIAYTSATFQGQQIKRQGIQNYIGRVKESGRIERRHSSFYVGLYGQTWVNFKDVCIELVTELMRLNPNKRKYYQRGLRARSLIESGF from the coding sequence ATGTTATCCACATTATACCAAAACCACCTAAAAAGTAAATTTACTCTAGCCGAATATATTTTTTTAAAAATTTTCGTTAATCTCTTACATTCAATTAAAAAAGTTAGTGTAGAAAAGTTAGCCAATGCTCTCCCTTTACCGATTAAATTTGAAAGTAGAAGAAAAAGAATCCAAAGATTTCTATCTTTACCAAACTTAACAATTGAAGAAGTTTGGTTTCCAATAGTTGAAGAATTATTAAAAACATACTTCAACTCGGAAACGTTAATTTATCTAGCAATTGATAGAACAAATTGGGGTCACATTAATTTAGTCATGGTTAGCTTAATTTGGGATAAAAGAGGGTTTCCAATCTATTTTACTTTGTTGCCAAAGTTAGGGAGTAGTAATTTAACAGAACAAAAAAGTGTATTATCAAAGGTTATACCAATTTTTGAAAACTATAAAATCTGCCTATTAGGAGACCGAGAATTTTGCTCAGTTAAATTAGCAAAATACTTACAAGACTTGGGTGTATTTTTTTGTTTACGCTTAAAAAAGAATGAATTTGTTGAATATAAAAAAGATAATTGGGTTGAACTCAATGATTTAGGTTTAGTACCTGGAGTGTCTTTATTTATCCAAGGAGTTAAAGTGACCAAGACTAGGGGATTTTTCAAGTTTAATGTAGCTTGTAAATGGCAACGTAAACTCAAAGGTACATCCCCGAAAGAAGGATGGTTTTTACTGACCAATTTATCTAACTTAAAGTCGGCAGTTTCAGCTTATAAAAAAAGATTTGATATCGAGGAGATGTTTAGAGATTTTAAAACAGGTGGTTATAATTTAGAGGACACCAAGCTTGAAGGTGAACGCTTTATTTCTATAGTTTTATTGATAGCTATAGCTTACACTTCGGCAACATTTCAAGGTCAGCAGATTAAACGTCAAGGAATACAAAACTATATTGGTCGTGTCAAAGAATCTGGTCGAATAGAGCGGAGGCATAGTAGTTTTTACGTTGGTTTATATGGTCAAACCTGGGTTAATTTTAAAGATGTTTGTATAGAATTAGTAACCGAATTAATGAGATTAAATCCTAATAAACGAAAGTATTATCAACGAGGTCTAAGGGCTAGGTCGCTTATAGAGTCTGGATTTTAG
- a CDS encoding GNAT family N-acetyltransferase codes for MTIPTEDNFQVIPMTKDDLKIALSWAVSEGWNPGIDDADNFYVADPGGFLIGKLNGKPISCISVVRYETKFNFIGHYIVKPEERKKGFGLKTWQEALNLISGQPVALNAVLEQVNNYQKFGFKPGHSYFRYQGIIVGTISPDVRDLKSIDFEQFCRYDRRYFPSHRPHFLSRWINQPHGQGYAIINDGDLVGYGVIIKATDGFRIGPIFAENEDIAEKLFLALATYAEGSPIYVDVPNLNKSAIILFESYQMNPIFECIAMYTAEPPNIYWHKVFAVTSVELG; via the coding sequence ATGACTATTCCAACAGAAGATAATTTTCAAGTTATTCCCATGACCAAAGATGATCTTAAAATTGCCTTAAGCTGGGCAGTATCTGAGGGGTGGAATCCAGGAATTGATGATGCTGATAATTTTTATGTTGCCGATCCTGGAGGATTTTTAATTGGAAAATTAAATGGGAAACCTATTAGTTGTATTTCTGTAGTGCGATATGAAACTAAATTTAATTTTATTGGTCATTATATTGTTAAACCCGAAGAACGGAAAAAGGGATTTGGGTTAAAAACATGGCAAGAAGCATTGAATTTAATTTCTGGGCAGCCTGTTGCTTTAAATGCTGTATTAGAACAAGTTAATAATTATCAAAAATTTGGGTTCAAACCTGGTCATTCTTATTTCCGTTATCAAGGAATAATTGTCGGCACAATCTCGCCAGATGTCAGGGATTTAAAGTCTATTGATTTTGAGCAATTTTGTCGTTATGATCGGCGATATTTTCCTAGTCATCGTCCTCATTTTCTTTCGAGATGGATTAATCAACCTCATGGGCAAGGTTACGCGATCATAAACGATGGTGATTTGGTAGGTTATGGAGTAATTATAAAAGCTACGGATGGCTTTAGAATTGGCCCTATATTTGCGGAAAATGAAGACATAGCCGAAAAGCTATTCTTAGCCTTAGCTACTTATGCTGAAGGAAGTCCTATATATGTAGACGTACCTAATCTTAATAAATCGGCTATTATCTTATTTGAAAGTTATCAAATGAATCCTATATTTGAATGTATAGCCATGTACACAGCTGAACCCCCTAATATTTATTGGCACAAGGTTTTTGCTGTTACTAGTGTGGAATTAGGTTGA
- a CDS encoding LamG-like jellyroll fold domain-containing protein, protein MHLQGQRFAHVNTIAHEGKILVFGTTADGKIYYTVKRSGFEDTALQDNQDPLSFEPWKQLPLDRSVLDQSVLDREQVEFTDNEGHQLLRSRYGEVAETTQSAVAPVQLVSGIGHLYLFRQSIGNKLLVNRFVLDGIKNELVPKLEVRFQRSRQKYLPAESMKIDKAEGKLNNIDSLNFRDINNKPFYEPAIELSFIENLQDGWFSVVLMPTIEKDIYRWNIFAYDSSLGMVILYSLRSSEQGLFSLKDYLFAEPDPDDPEVKKYRNIPGIIKRTLELKDDSSSSLTVVQGLSATAYDTQVERQTQDGMQLMREARRVMLAVPVQKGTDVITAALSFAVAIDGTLSQIDTSPTSERLKSTTRDILLPLNTLDEVKVIGDSTPPAVGTIEAIAGNTEEKLLLQSVETPLDNTFEPGAKVKVHGTRNFDGHYQVVSADGDTFEVEATFTQDKLGSWEEIQEEENGLVFDNMIVGYEKIENGKLRVYCTNHDLVTGDEVQISGTKSYDGLYPVRAVDTLKGYFILDANWSAGEAVNLQSVKRRGIRFDGSGDYLVTPPIKLKTPKANVNKGMSISAWVRQDTHVNREQVIVAEEGNRLQLLLDTDNKVILKVHLRDGTEQTIKASEALPADNTWMHYTGVIDEQGLVSLYQNGQLVPSAQMRGEYAEMHKLQAQDKQAEDYFGWSVAISGDTAIVGAFKEDTGGSDAGSAYIFQRQSGTWQQVSKLQAQDKQANDSFGYSVAISGEMVIVGAPGEDTGGSDAGSAYIFQRQASGAWQQVSKLQAQDKQANDSFGWSVAISGEMVIVGAPGEDTGGSYAGSAYIFQRQASGAWQQVSKLQAQDKQAWDNFGYSVAISGDRAIVGAYEEDTGGSDAGSAYIFQRQASGAWQQVSKLQAQDTQARDNFGCSVAISDGTVIVGAQRNNSVGSAYIFQRQASGAWQQVSKLQAQDKQAWDYFGNSVAISGETVIVGAQNEDTGGSSAGSAYIFQRQASGDWEQVQQLFGKDTEANSFFGKSVAISGDTAIVGANNKDTGGTNAGSAYIFQTSLAYPAIKAIALNSSSD, encoded by the coding sequence GTGCATCTACAAGGTCAAAGATTTGCTCACGTTAACACCATTGCCCACGAGGGCAAAATCCTAGTTTTTGGAACCACAGCTGACGGGAAGATTTACTACACAGTTAAGCGCAGTGGCTTTGAGGATACAGCACTCCAGGATAATCAGGATCCCCTTAGTTTTGAACCTTGGAAACAGCTTCCTCTGGATCGCTCTGTACTAGATCAATCAGTCTTAGATCGTGAGCAGGTAGAGTTTACCGATAACGAGGGTCATCAGTTGTTGCGATCGCGCTATGGTGAAGTAGCCGAAACAACCCAGTCTGCGGTAGCTCCAGTGCAGTTAGTCTCAGGTATAGGACATTTGTATCTGTTCCGGCAGTCGATTGGCAACAAGCTACTGGTAAATCGCTTTGTACTCGATGGGATCAAAAATGAATTGGTTCCCAAGCTGGAGGTAAGGTTCCAACGCTCTCGTCAGAAGTACCTCCCTGCCGAGAGTATGAAGATTGACAAGGCAGAGGGAAAGCTCAATAATATTGACTCCCTCAACTTCCGGGATATCAATAACAAACCCTTCTACGAACCAGCGATTGAGTTGAGTTTTATTGAAAACCTCCAGGATGGCTGGTTTTCAGTGGTTCTGATGCCGACTATCGAGAAGGATATCTACCGTTGGAATATTTTTGCCTATGATAGTAGCCTTGGAATGGTGATTTTATATTCGCTGCGGTCTTCTGAGCAAGGTTTGTTTTCCCTGAAAGACTACCTCTTTGCGGAACCAGACCCCGATGATCCAGAAGTCAAGAAATACAGAAATATTCCCGGTATTATCAAGCGGACCCTTGAGCTTAAAGATGATAGTTCCAGTTCCCTAACGGTTGTTCAGGGATTGAGTGCCACTGCCTATGATACCCAAGTGGAAAGGCAAACTCAGGATGGGATGCAATTGATGCGGGAAGCCAGGCGGGTGATGTTGGCAGTGCCAGTCCAAAAGGGAACTGATGTGATTACTGCTGCACTGAGTTTTGCTGTAGCAATTGATGGTACACTATCGCAGATAGATACGAGTCCTACTTCTGAACGGCTCAAGAGTACCACTCGTGATATTTTATTACCCCTCAATACCCTAGATGAAGTTAAAGTCATTGGTGATAGTACCCCACCAGCAGTAGGGACAATTGAAGCGATCGCAGGTAATACGGAAGAAAAGCTGTTACTTCAATCGGTGGAAACTCCTCTAGATAATACTTTTGAACCGGGAGCCAAGGTCAAAGTTCATGGGACCAGAAACTTTGATGGACATTACCAAGTCGTCTCAGCAGATGGGGACACCTTTGAAGTCGAAGCAACCTTTACTCAGGATAAATTAGGTTCCTGGGAAGAAATTCAGGAAGAAGAGAATGGCTTAGTCTTCGACAATATGATCGTGGGGTACGAGAAAATAGAGAATGGTAAGTTAAGAGTCTACTGTACCAACCACGATCTAGTTACAGGGGATGAGGTGCAAATTAGCGGCACTAAATCTTATGATGGTCTCTACCCTGTCAGAGCTGTTGATACCCTCAAAGGTTATTTTATTCTAGATGCCAACTGGTCAGCTGGGGAAGCGGTCAATCTTCAGTCAGTCAAGCGGCGGGGAATTCGGTTTGATGGTAGTGGAGATTACTTGGTAACACCACCAATTAAGCTGAAAACACCCAAGGCAAATGTAAATAAAGGGATGAGTATTTCGGCTTGGGTGCGACAGGATACTCATGTTAATCGGGAACAGGTGATTGTTGCCGAAGAGGGAAATCGTCTCCAGTTACTGCTTGATACTGATAATAAGGTGATACTGAAAGTGCATCTGAGAGATGGGACAGAACAAACCATCAAAGCTTCGGAGGCGCTTCCTGCCGATAATACTTGGATGCATTATACAGGTGTGATTGATGAGCAAGGACTTGTCAGTTTATACCAAAATGGGCAGTTAGTACCCTCAGCTCAGATGAGAGGAGAGTATGCCGAAATGCACAAACTCCAAGCTCAAGATAAACAAGCCGAGGATTATTTTGGCTGGTCGGTTGCCATCAGCGGCGATACGGCAATTGTCGGAGCCTTCAAAGAGGATACTGGAGGTTCAGATGCTGGTAGCGCCTACATATTCCAGCGACAAAGTGGTACTTGGCAACAAGTTAGCAAACTTCAAGCTCAAGATAAGCAAGCAAATGATAGTTTTGGCTACTCGGTTGCCATCAGTGGCGAGATGGTAATTGTCGGTGCTCCTGGTGAGGATACTGGGGGTTCAGATGCTGGTAGTGCTTACATATTCCAACGGCAAGCTAGTGGTGCTTGGCAGCAAGTTAGCAAACTCCAAGCTCAAGATAAGCAAGCAAATGATAGTTTTGGCTGGTCAGTTGCTATCAGTGGCGAGATGGTAATTGTCGGTGCTCCTGGTGAGGATACTGGGGGTTCATATGCTGGTAGTGCTTACATATTCCAACGGCAAGCTAGTGGTGCTTGGCAGCAAGTTAGCAAACTCCAAGCTCAAGATAAGCAAGCATGGGATAACTTCGGCTACTCGGTTGCCATCAGTGGCGATAGGGCAATTGTTGGTGCCTACGAAGAGGATACTGGAGGTTCAGATGCTGGTAGTGCTTACATATTCCAACGGCAAGCTAGTGGTGCTTGGCAGCAAGTTAGTAAACTCCAAGCTCAAGATACACAAGCACGGGATAACTTCGGCTGCTCGGTTGCCATCAGTGACGGAACGGTAATTGTCGGTGCTCAGCGTAATAACAGTGTTGGTAGCGCCTACATATTCCAGCGGCAGGCTAGTGGTGCTTGGCAGCAAGTTAGCAAACTCCAAGCTCAAGATAAGCAAGCATGGGATTATTTCGGCAACTCAGTTGCTATCAGCGGTGAGACGGTAATTGTCGGTGCTCAGAATGAGGATACTGGAGGTTCAAGTGCTGGTAGCGCCTACATATTCCAGCGGCAAGCCAGTGGGGATTGGGAACAAGTTCAACAACTCTTTGGTAAAGATACGGAAGCGAATAGTTTTTTTGGCAAATCAGTTGCCATCAGCGGCGATACGGCAATTGTCGGTGCCAACAATAAGGATACTGGAGGTACAAATGCTGGTAGCGCTTACATCTTTCAAACTAGCTTAGCATATCCTGCAATCAAAGCGATCGCTCTCAATAGTTCCAGTGATTAA
- a CDS encoding LamG-like jellyroll fold domain-containing protein has translation MGSEFTQEAWIYPEISDAGQHGFLGNHPGSGNNRAPSIWVYQRQKIVAGFGDGATGVTITTGAVLVPNDWNHVAVTFDGTFYKVYVNGEEKYSTDQWQGKQPVNTSIKYIGKLDNNFPGKIAEVRVWNIARSQREIQENMNRRLLGTEQKLAAYWVFDGEQVRDLSPAQNHGTLHGTIQSADAPPSFKLETWQPRFYIGGGLGTNRDFNGQIADVQIWNRTRPAGEIKDSMYLKLTGKEQDLAAYYRLGTIVTGESKTVPDFSVHGRDAVVYGEAYVSARTLNRSTVGGLDAVKYSNDELFAVTQRATYEESFEFKVQGAVDINNADGNGNKIFAFSYWGRYSRNSEEKITFPTHSYQPKDFASLSNGWYRASCQFTVPDGVSLVRTFEINNVKGSWTSLDIRKHHIQLISDAISCERYTDEASLTTLADPQTGISTEDLEQAEQEISNCQKVVWDLEERLDIANNNDKYIEEKETLQSEIDEAESLLKDARQALRNEKYNKFNYYCKISSGSGDQLAYIRYSLGEPYVELSHYTRGRLDEIYWEFIYNTDGSYYRIINKQTYKDDKNQETKPILAIEEKNSYLVSTYPSNKPTFNLQHWILREYKNQIKATVYVIKNCASNTVLERHGYEVRHKYDNQGAVNEKWYLYRSDIPTETGKDRIGDAEKNVEDITTEITRNQARLDRLTEFLDAHEDPDELESLLSEARQNLINAENEFNELNTDFLTEVTQNQQTPQRMALLNTDAKELSTRGVLLGFARPAGSLNAVESCEGNVLLSYFDNQGRMRLTRYDATADSRNSTFEQWLPDGKRACLEFRDASDKVTIQDTDNQESPLDLQARWTLEAWFHYPGATKNTGSQSGSKYDYNVLASAKDGNDRKS, from the coding sequence GTGGGGTCTGAGTTTACTCAAGAAGCCTGGATTTATCCGGAAATTTCAGATGCTGGTCAACATGGTTTTCTAGGGAACCATCCTGGTAGTGGTAACAATCGTGCTCCCTCGATTTGGGTATATCAGCGGCAGAAAATAGTTGCAGGCTTTGGAGATGGAGCGACTGGTGTAACTATAACAACAGGGGCAGTTTTAGTACCTAACGACTGGAATCATGTAGCAGTGACCTTTGATGGTACTTTCTACAAAGTCTATGTCAATGGTGAAGAAAAATACTCTACCGATCAGTGGCAAGGCAAGCAGCCAGTCAACACATCCATAAAATACATTGGCAAACTCGATAATAACTTCCCAGGAAAAATTGCCGAGGTGCGTGTCTGGAATATAGCCCGCAGCCAAAGGGAAATTCAGGAGAACATGAATCGCCGTTTGCTCGGCACAGAACAAAAATTAGCCGCCTATTGGGTATTCGATGGGGAGCAAGTCAGAGATTTATCCCCTGCTCAAAATCACGGCACTCTTCATGGTACGATTCAATCGGCTGATGCACCTCCCTCGTTCAAATTAGAAACCTGGCAACCTCGTTTTTATATTGGTGGTGGTTTGGGTACCAATCGCGACTTCAATGGTCAAATTGCCGATGTCCAGATTTGGAACCGCACCCGCCCAGCCGGGGAAATCAAAGATAGTATGTATCTGAAGCTGACTGGCAAAGAACAGGATCTAGCAGCTTACTACCGCTTGGGTACAATTGTAACTGGGGAGTCGAAGACAGTTCCTGATTTTTCCGTGCATGGTCGAGATGCTGTGGTTTATGGTGAAGCTTATGTTAGTGCCAGAACTCTGAATCGCTCCACGGTCGGTGGCTTGGATGCAGTCAAGTACAGTAATGACGAGTTATTTGCTGTTACCCAAAGGGCAACTTACGAAGAAAGCTTTGAATTTAAGGTACAAGGTGCAGTTGATATCAACAATGCGGATGGTAATGGTAACAAAATCTTTGCTTTCTCCTATTGGGGAAGGTATAGCCGCAATTCGGAAGAGAAAATAACTTTCCCAACTCACAGTTATCAGCCTAAGGATTTTGCATCCCTCAGCAACGGTTGGTATCGGGCATCTTGCCAGTTCACTGTTCCTGATGGGGTGAGCCTTGTCCGTACTTTTGAAATTAATAATGTCAAAGGAAGCTGGACTAGTCTTGATATTCGCAAGCATCATATTCAGCTGATTTCCGATGCTATCAGTTGTGAACGTTACACTGATGAAGCGAGTTTGACTACCCTAGCTGACCCGCAAACGGGTATTTCCACCGAGGATTTAGAACAAGCGGAACAAGAAATCAGTAACTGTCAAAAGGTGGTCTGGGATCTGGAAGAAAGGCTCGATATTGCTAATAATAATGATAAGTATATCGAGGAAAAAGAGACTCTCCAATCAGAGATTGATGAAGCGGAAAGCCTTTTAAAGGATGCAAGACAGGCCCTAAGAAACGAGAAATATAATAAGTTCAACTACTATTGCAAAATTTCATCTGGAAGCGGTGACCAATTGGCTTATATAAGATATTCTCTTGGTGAACCGTATGTTGAACTTAGCCATTACACAAGAGGAAGGTTGGATGAGATCTATTGGGAATTTATTTATAATACTGATGGCTCCTACTACAGGATTATAAATAAACAGACATATAAAGATGATAAAAATCAAGAGACAAAACCAATTCTGGCTATTGAGGAAAAAAATTCATATCTCGTTTCAACTTATCCTTCGAACAAACCAACTTTTAATCTTCAGCACTGGATTCTTCGCGAATACAAGAATCAGATAAAGGCAACTGTCTACGTAATTAAGAACTGTGCAAGTAACACGGTTCTTGAGAGACATGGATACGAAGTTCGTCACAAATATGATAATCAAGGTGCTGTGAACGAAAAATGGTATCTGTATCGAAGCGACATCCCAACTGAGACGGGGAAAGACAGAATTGGGGACGCAGAAAAGAATGTCGAGGATATAACTACTGAAATCACCAGAAACCAGGCAAGACTAGATCGATTAACCGAATTTCTGGATGCTCATGAAGATCCCGATGAGCTGGAAAGTCTATTGTCAGAGGCTCGCCAGAATCTGATCAATGCTGAGAATGAATTCAACGAATTGAATACGGATTTCCTCACGGAAGTTACTCAGAACCAGCAAACACCACAGCGTATGGCTTTGCTGAATACAGATGCCAAAGAATTATCGACTCGTGGGGTCTTACTGGGCTTTGCTCGTCCCGCCGGTAGCTTAAATGCTGTGGAAAGCTGTGAGGGTAATGTTCTCCTTAGCTACTTTGACAATCAAGGTCGAATGCGGCTAACTCGCTACGATGCTACAGCCGATAGTCGCAACTCCACTTTTGAGCAGTGGTTACCAGATGGCAAAAGGGCTTGCTTGGAATTCCGGGATGCTAGTGATAAGGTTACGATCCAAGACACGGACAATCAAGAGAGTCCCCTCGATTTGCAGGCTCGTTGGACTTTGGAAGCTTGGTTCCACTATCCGGGAGCAACAAAGAATACGGGTAGTCAAAGCGGTAGCAAATACGATTACAATGTGCTGGCTAGTGCCAAAGATGGTAATGACCGAAAATCCTGA
- the ltrA gene encoding group II intron reverse transcriptase/maturase, with protein MNKSKTRGFTPQSEWKNVNWRKLEMTVFKLQKRIYRASHRGDVRVVRKLQKTLMNSWSAKMIAVRRVTQENKGKKTAGIDGKKALNNKQRLALVANLNTQKKAKPTRRVWIPKSGSREKRPLGIPTIHDRALQALTKQALEPEWEAKFEPNSYGFRPGRSCHDAVEAIFSNICHKPKWVLDADIAKCFDKINHEALLTKVNTFPSLRRLIKSWLKAGVMEKDTLTPTNEGTPQGGVISPLLANIALHGMEERIKQYAETLKIKRRSKKQKRQGISLIRYADDFVIIHENQGVIEECRTILENWLNDIGLELKPSKTRISYTMNGFDFLGFNIRQYKVGKNQSKQGFKTIIKPSKKKVLEHYEQLSNVIDRHRAAPQEALINHLKPIIRGWCNYYRSVCSKETFNKLGHMLWNKLQRWGYRRHPNKSKSWVINKYWGTIEEDNWMFMTDRNHLPKHVKTEIVRHKKVQEARSTYDGDLIYWNTRMQKHPEMTSQKGRLLKRQKGVCTHCGLTFRDGDVMEKHHIIPRSLGGNDTDKNLELLHLHCHDAKHRKKIELNELDRNPF; from the coding sequence ATGAATAAGTCCAAAACTCGGGGGTTCACCCCACAGTCGGAATGGAAGAACGTCAACTGGCGAAAGCTGGAAATGACCGTATTCAAGTTGCAAAAACGAATATATCGAGCCTCTCATCGTGGTGATGTCCGCGTGGTAAGAAAGCTGCAAAAGACTCTGATGAATTCCTGGTCAGCCAAGATGATAGCGGTTAGACGGGTAACCCAGGAGAACAAAGGTAAAAAGACTGCCGGAATAGACGGGAAAAAAGCTTTAAATAATAAGCAAAGACTCGCCTTAGTAGCCAACCTGAATACTCAAAAGAAGGCAAAACCTACCAGAAGGGTATGGATTCCCAAATCTGGAAGTAGGGAAAAACGCCCATTAGGTATCCCGACTATACACGACCGTGCTCTACAAGCTTTAACCAAACAGGCATTAGAACCCGAATGGGAAGCCAAGTTTGAGCCTAACTCATATGGTTTCAGACCAGGACGCTCATGTCACGATGCCGTCGAAGCAATATTCAGCAATATATGCCATAAACCCAAATGGGTATTAGACGCAGATATTGCCAAATGTTTTGACAAAATAAATCATGAAGCGCTTCTAACTAAAGTGAACACTTTTCCATCATTAAGAAGGTTAATAAAATCCTGGCTTAAAGCTGGAGTAATGGAAAAGGATACACTCACTCCCACCAACGAAGGGACACCGCAAGGAGGAGTGATATCACCCCTGCTCGCTAACATTGCCCTCCATGGCATGGAAGAACGAATCAAACAATATGCCGAAACATTAAAGATAAAAAGGAGAAGTAAAAAACAGAAACGGCAAGGAATAAGTTTGATTAGATACGCAGACGACTTCGTCATCATCCATGAAAATCAGGGAGTAATAGAAGAATGCAGAACGATTCTAGAAAATTGGCTGAATGATATAGGGTTGGAATTAAAACCAAGTAAAACAAGAATTTCCTATACTATGAACGGGTTTGACTTCCTAGGATTCAACATCCGTCAATATAAAGTAGGAAAAAATCAGTCTAAACAAGGATTTAAAACCATCATCAAACCATCAAAGAAAAAAGTTTTAGAACATTATGAGCAGCTCTCAAACGTCATAGACCGTCACAGAGCTGCTCCCCAGGAGGCTTTGATAAACCACCTAAAACCTATTATAAGGGGATGGTGTAACTACTACAGAAGTGTATGTAGTAAAGAAACCTTTAATAAACTTGGGCACATGTTATGGAACAAACTACAACGATGGGGATACAGGAGACACCCAAATAAATCAAAATCCTGGGTAATCAACAAATACTGGGGAACCATAGAGGAAGACAACTGGATGTTCATGACCGACAGGAATCACCTTCCTAAACATGTCAAAACTGAAATAGTCAGACATAAAAAGGTACAAGAAGCCAGAAGCACCTACGATGGGGACTTAATATATTGGAATACCAGAATGCAGAAACACCCTGAAATGACCAGTCAAAAGGGAAGGCTTTTGAAAAGGCAAAAAGGGGTATGTACTCATTGTGGTCTTACCTTCAGAGATGGAGATGTAATGGAAAAGCATCACATAATACCGCGCTCTCTCGGTGGAAACGACACGGATAAAAATCTTGAATTACTCCACCTACATTGTCACGATGCAAAACACAGAAAGAAAATCGAACTCAATGAGTTGGATAGAAATCCGTTCTAA